In the Bacillus alveayuensis genome, one interval contains:
- a CDS encoding glucose-1-phosphate adenylyltransferase (product_source=KO:K00975; cath_funfam=2.160.10.10,3.90.550.10; cog=COG0448; ko=KO:K00975; pfam=PF00483; smart=SM00710; superfamily=53448; tigrfam=TIGR02091): MVKKKCVAMLLAGGKGSRLSSLTKNLAKPAVPYGGKYRIIDFTLSNCTNSGIDTVGVLTQYQPLVLHSYIGIGSAWDLDRRNGGVTVLPPYSESSEVKWYKGTASAIYENLNYLKQYEPEYVLILSGDHIYKMDYMKMLEYHMEKEADVSISVIEVPWEEASRFGIMNTNKNMEIIEFEEKPANPKNNLASMGIYIFKWNILKEFLEMDARNPYSSHDFGKDVIPLLLEEKKKLVAYPFKGYWKDVGTVKSLWEANMDLLKDKPELDLYDQQWRIYSVNPNHPPQYIHEKAEITESLITEGCTIYGNVMHSVLFQGVTIGANALIKSSVIMPEAIVGEKAIIENAIVPSGITIPDGMIIRPNKNLEEVILVTEELVEGSIVKN, encoded by the coding sequence ATGGTAAAAAAGAAGTGTGTAGCAATGCTTCTCGCAGGCGGAAAAGGATCGAGGCTTAGTTCATTGACGAAAAATTTAGCAAAACCAGCAGTTCCGTATGGGGGAAAGTATCGAATAATTGATTTTACTCTAAGTAACTGTACGAATTCAGGGATAGATACGGTAGGAGTTTTAACACAATATCAACCTCTTGTCCTACATTCATACATTGGCATTGGAAGTGCATGGGATTTAGATCGGAGAAATGGAGGAGTAACGGTATTGCCACCGTATTCAGAATCGTCTGAAGTGAAATGGTATAAAGGAACAGCAAGCGCTATTTATGAAAATTTAAATTATTTAAAGCAATATGAGCCTGAATACGTCTTAATTTTGTCTGGTGACCATATTTATAAAATGGATTATATGAAAATGCTAGAATATCACATGGAAAAGGAAGCAGATGTTTCGATATCTGTCATTGAAGTACCATGGGAAGAAGCGAGTAGATTTGGAATTATGAATACAAATAAAAATATGGAAATTATCGAATTTGAAGAAAAGCCTGCCAATCCAAAAAACAACCTTGCCTCAATGGGAATATACATTTTTAAATGGAATATTCTAAAGGAATTTTTAGAAATGGATGCTAGGAATCCATATTCAAGCCATGATTTTGGTAAAGATGTAATCCCTCTCTTACTAGAAGAAAAGAAGAAGCTAGTAGCTTATCCATTCAAAGGATATTGGAAAGATGTTGGTACTGTAAAAAGCTTATGGGAAGCGAATATGGATTTATTAAAAGATAAACCTGAATTAGACTTATATGATCAACAATGGAGAATTTATTCTGTCAATCCAAATCATCCCCCTCAATACATTCACGAAAAAGCAGAGATAACAGAATCATTAATTACAGAAGGCTGCACCATATATGGGAACGTGATGCATTCTGTTTTGTTTCAAGGTGTGACAATTGGAGCAAATGCACTTATAAAAAGTTCTGTCATCATGCCAGAGGCCATTGTAGGTGAAAAAGCTATCATTGAAAATGCGATTGTCCCCAGTGGAATAACCATTCCTGATGGAATGATCATTCGTCCTAACAAAAATTTAGAGGAAGTCATCTTAGTGACAGAAGAATTGGTAGAAGGATCGATTGTCAAAAATTGA
- a CDS encoding NSS family neurotransmitter:Na+ symporter (product_source=KO:K03308; cog=COG0733; ko=KO:K03308; pfam=PF00209; superfamily=161070; transmembrane_helix_parts=Inside_1_11,TMhelix_12_29,Outside_30_38,TMhelix_39_61,Inside_62_87,TMhelix_88_119,Outside_120_138,TMhelix_139_161,Inside_162_173,TMhelix_174_193,Outside_194_218,TMhelix_219_241,Inside_242_253,TMhelix_254_276,Outside_277_300,TMhelix_301_323,Inside_324_342,TMhelix_343_365,Outside_366_379,TMhelix_380_402,Inside_403_422,TMhelix_423_445,Outside_446_452): MKITHEQWASKIGFVLAAAGSAIGLGAIWKFPYVAGTSGGGAFLLLFLLFMVLLGYPLLLAEFSIGRFAGSDAVSAYKKISPSSNSHIIGLIGLVTCFIILSFYSVIGGWIIIYIFHAISGSLSRLTVEQYNVFFQELISNPFATILAQLIFMIITIFVIARGIQDGIEKVSRFMMPALLILFILIVVRSLTLENAWEGVRFIFYPDFSKLTTDAILFALGQAFFSLSVGMSIMVTYSSYVPKSQSLPKSAFSVVLMNVFIAILAGLAIFPGVFTYGLEPSAGPTLIFSVLPTVFEQMFAGTLFMILFFLLFLFAALTSAFSLLEMIVAVIIKGDSSKRNKTAWIVGLSVFALGVPSCLSFGVLSNVLIWDKTIFDIADYVTSNILIPLGGLFIALFVAYRFPKQQLLEEIQLGSGVTETFMNIWFILIKYFTPIAIIIVFLDAIGMLSFLK, from the coding sequence ATGAAAATAACTCATGAACAATGGGCCTCAAAAATTGGCTTTGTCCTTGCAGCAGCAGGATCAGCTATTGGCCTTGGAGCTATTTGGAAATTCCCTTATGTAGCTGGGACAAGTGGTGGAGGGGCATTTTTATTGCTTTTTTTACTGTTTATGGTTTTACTAGGCTACCCATTATTGCTTGCTGAATTTTCCATCGGTCGTTTTGCTGGCTCTGACGCAGTTTCAGCCTATAAAAAAATTTCCCCTTCATCAAATAGTCACATCATCGGTTTGATTGGACTTGTTACTTGTTTCATTATTTTATCTTTTTACAGTGTTATTGGTGGATGGATCATTATATATATTTTCCATGCAATATCAGGAAGTCTTTCAAGATTAACAGTAGAACAGTACAATGTCTTTTTTCAAGAACTTATTTCAAACCCATTTGCTACAATATTGGCTCAATTGATCTTTATGATCATCACCATTTTTGTCATAGCACGCGGTATTCAAGACGGCATTGAAAAAGTAAGCCGCTTTATGATGCCTGCTTTATTAATTTTATTTATACTCATCGTTGTTCGTTCCCTTACACTTGAAAACGCATGGGAAGGTGTCCGTTTTATTTTTTATCCTGACTTCTCTAAATTAACGACAGATGCAATCTTATTTGCATTAGGGCAAGCCTTTTTTTCTTTAAGTGTTGGGATGTCAATCATGGTCACATACAGTTCTTATGTTCCTAAATCACAAAGTCTGCCAAAGTCTGCATTTTCTGTTGTATTAATGAATGTCTTTATTGCCATTTTAGCAGGATTAGCCATTTTCCCTGGTGTGTTTACTTATGGTTTAGAACCAAGTGCTGGTCCAACTTTAATATTCTCTGTGTTGCCAACCGTTTTTGAGCAAATGTTCGCTGGGACTCTCTTTATGATATTATTTTTTCTCCTATTTTTATTCGCTGCTCTTACATCAGCGTTTTCACTTCTTGAGATGATTGTAGCGGTGATCATAAAGGGAGATTCTTCTAAACGAAATAAAACAGCCTGGATAGTGGGGCTATCTGTTTTTGCCCTTGGTGTCCCATCATGCTTATCTTTTGGAGTGTTAAGCAATGTCCTTATTTGGGATAAAACCATTTTTGACATTGCTGATTATGTGACAAGCAATATTCTAATACCGTTAGGCGGTTTATTCATTGCATTATTTGTTGCATATCGATTTCCAAAACAGCAATTGCTTGAAGAGATTCAGCTTGGTTCAGGAGTTACGGAGACCTTTATGAATATTTGGTTTATTTTAATTAAGTATTTCACACCAATCGCGATCATCATAGTTTTTCTAGATGCAATTGGCATGCTAAGCTTTTTGAAATAA
- a CDS encoding starch synthase (product_source=KO:K00703; cath_funfam=3.40.50.2000; cog=COG0297; ko=KO:K00703; pfam=PF00534,PF08323; superfamily=53756; tigrfam=TIGR02095), with translation MKVLFAVSECVPFVKTGGLADVAGALPKELKKFGADIRVILPKYGLISQEIQEKMEEVTNFTVQLGWRNQYCGIEKLIQDDVIYYLIDNEYYFKRDSLYGHYDDGERFSYFCRAVLEALKKQDFQPDIIHSHDWHTGMVNYLLKEEYSKDPFYAQIKTVFTIHNLQFQGIFPRSVMHDLLNLGDEHFTIERLEFYGNISFMKAGIVSSDKITTVSPTYKEEIQTPYFGERLDGLLRFRSSSLVGILNGIDDVFYNPENDPYITKPYNVLTYENRLHNKRALQERFGLPQNADVPIMAMVTRLTKQKGLDLVKRVLHEILEWDIQFIVLGTGEKEFEDYFRHMEWTYPNKCKAYIGFNEPLAHHIYAGADLFLMPSKFEPCGLGQLIALRYGAIPIVRETGGLNDTVKSFREDNGEGNGFSFKNFNAHDMMYTVKRALHYYHEKDVWDTLVKRAMSQDYSWSQSAAKYHQLYIDLLSRSEKNHVL, from the coding sequence GTGAAAGTATTATTTGCTGTATCAGAATGTGTACCGTTTGTAAAAACAGGAGGATTAGCAGATGTAGCAGGAGCTTTACCAAAAGAATTGAAAAAATTTGGTGCTGATATTCGGGTTATCTTGCCGAAGTATGGGTTAATCTCACAAGAAATTCAAGAAAAAATGGAGGAAGTTACAAATTTTACAGTACAGCTTGGCTGGCGGAATCAATATTGCGGAATTGAAAAACTCATTCAAGATGATGTGATTTATTATTTGATTGACAATGAATATTACTTTAAGCGTGACTCTTTATATGGACATTATGATGATGGCGAACGGTTTTCCTATTTCTGTCGTGCTGTTTTGGAAGCTTTAAAAAAACAGGATTTTCAACCAGACATTATTCATTCTCATGATTGGCATACAGGAATGGTAAATTATTTATTAAAAGAAGAATATTCAAAAGATCCGTTCTATGCCCAAATCAAAACGGTTTTTACTATTCATAATCTACAGTTTCAAGGTATTTTCCCGAGAAGTGTAATGCATGACTTATTAAATTTGGGGGATGAGCACTTTACGATTGAACGTTTAGAGTTTTACGGAAATATTAGCTTTATGAAAGCTGGCATTGTCTCTTCCGACAAAATTACAACCGTGAGTCCAACTTATAAAGAGGAAATTCAAACCCCTTATTTCGGTGAAAGACTTGACGGTCTATTGCGATTTCGATCTTCATCTTTAGTCGGGATTTTAAATGGAATTGATGATGTATTTTATAACCCAGAAAATGATCCTTATATAACAAAGCCGTACAATGTATTAACATATGAAAATAGGCTTCACAATAAACGAGCTCTGCAGGAAAGGTTTGGTTTACCTCAAAATGCGGATGTTCCAATTATGGCAATGGTTACGAGATTGACCAAACAAAAAGGATTGGATTTAGTCAAGAGAGTTTTGCATGAAATACTTGAGTGGGATATCCAATTTATTGTGCTCGGTACAGGTGAAAAAGAATTTGAAGATTATTTCCGGCATATGGAATGGACTTATCCAAATAAATGTAAGGCCTATATTGGTTTTAATGAACCGTTAGCCCATCATATTTATGCAGGAGCAGATTTGTTTTTAATGCCTTCTAAATTTGAACCATGTGGGTTAGGACAATTGATCGCTCTTCGATATGGTGCGATTCCAATTGTAAGAGAAACAGGAGGATTAAATGATACTGTAAAGTCTTTCCGTGAAGATAATGGAGAAGGAAATGGATTTAGCTTTAAAAACTTTAATGCACATGACATGATGTATACAGTGAAACGAGCTCTTCATTATTACCATGAAAAAGATGTTTGGGACACACTTGTAAAAAGAGCGATGAGCCAAGATTACAGCTGGTCGCAATCAGCTGCTAAATATCATCAATTATATATTGACTTATTATCTAGGAGTGAAAAAAATCATGTTCTCTAA
- a CDS encoding starch phosphorylase (product_source=KO:K00688; cath_funfam=3.40.50.2000; cog=COG0058; ko=KO:K00688; pfam=PF00343; superfamily=53756; tigrfam=TIGR02093): protein MFSNKTEFKELFLRRLELLHGKPFSDSSLREQYETLGNMVREYISEKWISTNEKYRSHHQKQVYYLSIEFLLGKLLGQNLLNLGIKDIVEEGLSELGVSLFDLENMEEDAGLGNGGLGRLAACFLDSLASLNLPGHGMGIRYKHGLFEQKIVDGYQVELPEQWLKYGNVWEIRKADEAVEVAYWGKVETSFENERLVFRHVDAEKILAVPYDIPIAGFQTDTVNTLRLWSAEPLPNVSCQDVLKYKRNTEIVSEFLYPDDTHEEGKILRLKQQYFLVSASLQSIVSSYRKLNKSMKDFHHHVAIHINDTHPVLAIPELMRIFIDQEGMGWDEAWEITTKTISYTNHTTLAEALEKWPIHIFKPLLPRIYMIVEEINERFCRDLWDIFPGEWDRITNMAIIAHGVIKMAHLAIVGSYSVNGVAKIHSEILKQREMRQFFEIFPEKFNNKTNGITHRRWLLKANPELSRLITDVIGSNWVYKPEQLMELKRHAYDPAIKEKFLQVKQTRKQILANIIYEQNGIKVDEHSIFDVQVKRLHEYKRQLLNVFHIMYLYNRIKEDSSFTIYPRTFIFGAKASPGYYYAKKVIKLINSLADKVNEDPFVSQMIKVIFLENYRVSLAEKIFPAADVSEQISTASKEASGTGNMKFMMNGALTLGTLDGANIEILEEVGEDNIFIFGLKAEEVLNYYENGGYRSTEYYHHDPRIRKVIDQLMNGFFPDVEDEFEPIYDSLLSHNDQYFVLRDFASYVEAQEKVEKAYQNQSSWLEKAIINIAHSGYFSSDRTIQEYAKDIWNISPVRNTL from the coding sequence ATGTTCTCTAACAAAACAGAATTTAAAGAGTTGTTTTTAAGGCGGTTAGAATTGCTGCATGGTAAACCTTTCAGTGACTCATCATTAAGGGAACAATATGAGACGTTAGGGAATATGGTAAGAGAATATATTTCGGAAAAGTGGATCAGTACGAATGAAAAATATCGATCTCATCATCAAAAGCAAGTGTATTATTTGTCAATCGAATTTTTACTTGGCAAGCTTCTTGGACAAAATTTATTGAATTTAGGTATTAAGGATATAGTAGAAGAGGGATTATCTGAGCTTGGTGTCAGCCTTTTCGATTTAGAAAATATGGAGGAAGATGCAGGTTTAGGTAATGGAGGGTTAGGACGATTAGCTGCCTGTTTTCTAGATTCATTAGCTTCTCTAAATTTACCTGGGCATGGAATGGGTATACGATATAAACATGGTTTATTTGAGCAAAAGATTGTCGATGGTTATCAAGTTGAATTGCCAGAACAATGGTTAAAGTACGGAAATGTTTGGGAAATCCGTAAAGCAGATGAAGCAGTCGAAGTAGCTTATTGGGGAAAGGTTGAAACATCATTTGAAAATGAGCGCCTCGTATTCCGGCATGTTGATGCCGAAAAAATTTTAGCAGTTCCTTATGATATTCCAATTGCTGGATTTCAAACAGATACCGTCAATACGTTAAGGTTATGGAGTGCAGAGCCTTTACCTAACGTATCTTGCCAAGATGTATTAAAATACAAAAGAAATACAGAAATTGTGTCTGAATTTTTATATCCTGACGATACACATGAAGAAGGAAAAATTTTACGATTAAAACAGCAATATTTTCTCGTCTCCGCTAGTCTTCAAAGCATTGTCTCTTCTTATCGAAAATTAAACAAGAGTATGAAAGATTTTCATCATCATGTAGCGATTCATATTAATGATACCCACCCTGTATTAGCCATTCCAGAGCTTATGCGTATTTTCATCGATCAAGAAGGAATGGGATGGGATGAAGCTTGGGAAATTACAACTAAAACCATTTCTTATACAAACCATACAACACTAGCAGAAGCATTGGAAAAGTGGCCGATTCATATTTTTAAACCTTTATTACCACGGATATACATGATTGTGGAAGAAATAAATGAACGGTTTTGTCGAGATTTATGGGACATATTTCCTGGAGAGTGGGATCGAATTACAAATATGGCGATCATTGCCCACGGTGTAATAAAAATGGCGCATCTAGCAATTGTCGGTAGCTATAGTGTAAATGGCGTAGCGAAAATTCATTCAGAAATATTAAAACAACGGGAAATGAGGCAATTTTTTGAAATCTTCCCGGAAAAATTCAATAATAAAACAAACGGCATCACACATCGACGGTGGTTATTAAAAGCAAATCCTGAGCTATCACGGCTTATTACTGATGTCATTGGTTCTAACTGGGTTTATAAGCCAGAACAGTTGATGGAATTAAAACGACATGCTTATGATCCAGCCATTAAGGAAAAATTTTTGCAAGTGAAGCAAACGAGAAAGCAAATATTAGCCAACATCATCTATGAACAAAATGGCATAAAGGTAGATGAACACTCTATTTTTGATGTTCAAGTAAAAAGGCTTCATGAATATAAGCGACAACTGTTGAACGTCTTTCACATTATGTATTTATATAATCGCATAAAAGAAGATTCGAGCTTCACGATATATCCGCGAACCTTTATTTTTGGGGCAAAAGCTTCACCTGGGTATTATTATGCCAAAAAGGTTATTAAGCTGATTAATTCATTAGCAGATAAGGTGAATGAAGATCCGTTTGTTTCTCAAATGATAAAAGTCATTTTTTTGGAAAATTATCGCGTTTCTCTTGCCGAAAAAATTTTTCCGGCAGCGGATGTTAGTGAACAAATATCAACAGCTAGTAAAGAAGCTTCTGGAACAGGAAATATGAAATTTATGATGAATGGAGCGTTAACATTAGGGACATTGGATGGGGCTAACATAGAGATTTTGGAAGAGGTCGGAGAAGACAATATTTTTATTTTTGGATTAAAAGCCGAAGAGGTATTAAACTATTATGAAAACGGAGGATACCGTTCGACAGAGTATTATCATCATGATCCGCGCATACGGAAAGTTATCGATCAGCTGATGAATGGATTTTTCCCAGATGTAGAAGATGAGTTCGAGCCGATTTATGATTCGTTATTGTCCCATAATGATCAATACTTTGTCCTTCGAGATTTTGCCTCTTATGTGGAGGCTCAAGAAAAAGTCGAAAAAGCTTATCAAAATCAGTCGTCTTGGCTGGAAAAAGCAATTATCAACATTGCTCATTCTGGTTATTTTTCTAGTGATCGGACCATTCAGGAATATGCGAAAGACATATGGAACATATCACCTGTTCGTAATACTTTGTAA
- a CDS encoding glucose-1-phosphate adenylyltransferase (product_source=KO:K00975; cath_funfam=2.160.10.10,3.90.550.10; cog=COG0448; ko=KO:K00975; pfam=PF00483; superfamily=53448) encodes MNRSMLGIIDATTYKEEIKDLAQERSMAAIPFAGRYRLIDFVLSNMVNSGIKSVGIFPKYRYRSLMDHLGSGKHWDLNRKRDGLFFFPSPHLYDEYHEFGSFKQFSDHIDYFLRSRQKYAVITNSYTVANIDFQKVLDYHIDMGCDLTEVCQNGKSLQMYIMSTELLMDLIQQSAYSSYKTLHDVVTSPEKFTICQYEHQDYVAVIDSIQKYYKHSLEILQPEIWQSLFSKDRPIFTKVKDEPPTRYGKQSRVRNCFIANGSIIEGTVENSIIFRAVHIGKNTVIKNSIIMQKSQIGERCSLNYCILDKDVKIGDDMNLLGDKNDPYVVHKGTIQGVLMNT; translated from the coding sequence TTGAATCGAAGCATGTTAGGCATTATTGATGCAACTACTTATAAAGAGGAAATAAAAGATCTTGCACAGGAGAGGTCAATGGCCGCCATTCCGTTTGCTGGGAGATACCGTTTAATTGATTTCGTTTTATCAAATATGGTTAATTCTGGTATCAAAAGTGTAGGTATATTTCCTAAATACAGATATCGGTCGTTGATGGATCACTTAGGTTCAGGAAAACATTGGGACTTAAATCGAAAAAGAGACGGCTTGTTTTTCTTCCCTTCTCCACATTTATATGATGAATATCATGAGTTCGGTTCTTTTAAGCAGTTTTCAGATCATATTGATTATTTTTTGCGTAGTCGCCAAAAGTATGCCGTAATTACAAATAGTTATACTGTAGCAAACATTGATTTTCAAAAGGTACTAGATTATCACATCGATATGGGCTGTGATCTGACAGAAGTGTGCCAAAATGGAAAATCACTGCAAATGTATATAATGAGCACGGAGCTGTTAATGGATTTAATACAGCAATCTGCTTATTCAAGTTATAAAACATTACACGATGTGGTGACTTCTCCAGAGAAGTTTACGATTTGCCAATATGAGCATCAAGATTATGTAGCCGTTATTGATTCGATTCAAAAATATTATAAACACAGTCTTGAGATACTTCAGCCGGAAATTTGGCAATCCTTATTTTCAAAGGATCGTCCAATTTTTACAAAGGTAAAAGATGAGCCTCCAACGAGATATGGAAAGCAATCACGAGTTCGAAATTGTTTCATCGCTAATGGAAGTATCATTGAAGGAACAGTAGAAAATAGTATTATTTTTCGAGCTGTACATATCGGAAAAAATACCGTGATTAAAAATAGCATTATTATGCAAAAATCACAAATTGGAGAAAGATGTTCATTAAATTATTGCATATTAGATAAGGATGTAAAAATTGGGGATGATATGAATTTATTAGGTGATAAAAATGATCCATATGTAGTTCATAAAGGAACGATACAAGGAGTGTTGATGAATACGTGA
- a CDS encoding YteA family regulatory protein (product_source=TIGR02890; cath_funfam=1.10.287.510; cog=COG1734; pfam=PF01258; superfamily=109635,57716; tigrfam=TIGR02890), whose translation MRSFKALSTFQNQLQQMKREIEQRLKDFDHFGLERGHPHESMGEISSYDNHPADDGTELYEREKDIALNEHLEKEYEEVMEALERINQGTYGICTVCGREIEEERLKAIPTAKTCKEHTVNQPIKNIRPVEEEVFMPPWGKFTFDDQNAVVSDAEDIFQDVAQYGTSDGPQDLEWPPDSYSEMYMEANEPIGYVEEFENFIGTDMEGKNVTIFPSNAHEKYERLLDENETMTIFGDLPSLEKEPYKGQS comes from the coding sequence ATGCGATCATTTAAAGCACTTTCCACCTTCCAAAATCAATTGCAACAAATGAAACGAGAGATTGAACAACGCTTGAAAGATTTTGACCATTTCGGTTTAGAGCGTGGCCATCCTCATGAATCAATGGGCGAAATATCTAGCTACGATAACCATCCAGCTGACGATGGTACAGAGCTATATGAACGCGAAAAGGATATCGCTTTAAATGAACATTTAGAAAAGGAATATGAAGAAGTAATGGAGGCATTAGAGCGGATAAATCAAGGAACATACGGTATTTGTACCGTTTGTGGCAGAGAAATTGAAGAAGAGCGTCTAAAAGCAATTCCTACAGCGAAAACGTGTAAAGAACATACTGTAAATCAACCTATAAAAAATATACGCCCTGTTGAAGAAGAAGTTTTTATGCCACCTTGGGGTAAGTTTACGTTTGATGATCAAAATGCTGTCGTATCAGATGCTGAAGATATTTTTCAGGATGTAGCACAATATGGCACTTCAGATGGACCTCAAGATTTGGAATGGCCTCCTGATTCCTATAGTGAAATGTATATGGAAGCAAACGAACCAATTGGATATGTGGAGGAATTTGAAAATTTTATTGGAACAGACATGGAAGGGAAAAATGTAACGATTTTTCCGTCAAATGCCCATGAAAAATACGAGCGACTGTTAGATGAAAATGAGACCATGACTATTTTCGGCGATCTCCCTTCACTTGAAAAGGAGCCATACAAGGGTCAGAGCTGA